A segment of the Allosaccharopolyspora coralli genome:
CTCCTCGACGGTCGGAGCGTGCCGTTCCGAACCCGAGTCGAGCGCTACCACCAGGTGGCGGTCGGATTCGGGGAACCGGACGAGTACCACCGGGCACACCGCGAACTCGCGAACGCCCTCGGCGCTCGTCGCGACCTGGTAGGTGCGCTTCACGCGGTCGATCCGGTGATCCCGGCGGCCCGCGTCGTGCCGCTCGCGCGGGCGTTCGCCCGGTCGTTGCGTGAACACACCCGGGCGGTGGTGGGCCTGCCCGCTCAGGAGTCCGTTCGGATCGAACTCGTCACCGGCAGACGGTGGGGTGCCCTGCACGAGAACCTCGGTGATCTGCGGTCTGTCGTGCGGATCAACACCGACCGCGGTGTTCGTGCGCGGCGCCTGCCGCACCTCGTCGCGCACGAGGCCTACCCAGGCCACCACACCGAGAGTTGCCACGTCGACGGTCTCCCGGAACTCGCGCTCCGCCCGGTGCACGGTCCCCGGGCCGTGGTGTCCGAGGGACTGGCCGAGCTGGGGGTTCGCGCGGTCATCGGCGCCTGCTGGGGCCGCTGGGCTCAGGAGATCTACGCGGATTTCGGTGTTCGGGTGGACGGTGACCTGTTCCAGCAGCTCCGCGCGGCCATGGAACTGCTGCGCCCGGTGCGGCAGGACGCCGCGTTGATGCTGTACGAGTCTGGAACCGACGAGGACGAGATTCTCGCTTACCTGCGACGATGGTTGCTCGTCGACGACCGCGGCGCACGGGCGATCCTCGGCTTCCTCGCCGATCCCCGGTGGTGCACCCATGCGAGTGCCGCTGCCGCGGGCGTTCGATTGCTCGGCCCACTGCTCGGTGACCTCGCTCTGCGCCGTGTCCTGACCGAGCCCACGTTGCCCGCCGATCTGCGGACTCCTGCCTCCACCGCGGAGGTCGCGTCATGACGGCGGTGTTCGTCGGGCTCGCGACGGTCGACCTCGTGCAGCGCGTCGAACGCCTGCCGGGTCCGAACGAGAAGGTCGCTGCGCTCGATGCGGAGTTGCTCGCGGGCGGTCCGGCCGCCGTCGCGGCGCTGACGGCTTCCGTGCTCGGGTCGGAGTCGGTGCTGGTCACCGCGCTCGGCAGGCATCCGTTCGCGGCGTCGGCGACGGCGGAGCTCCACGAACACGGTGTGCGCGTGCTCGATTCCGCCGACACCGGCGGCGTGCCTCCTGTCTCGGCGGTAACGGTGCAGAGCGGCACCGGCGAACGCAGCGTCGTCTCCCGCAGCGCCGCAGGCAGGGTGAGCACTCCACCGGACGCGTTCTCGGAGGTCGTCGGTGGTGCCGACCTCGTCCTGCTCGACGGGCACTACCCGGAACTCGCGTTGGCGGCGGCTCGTCTCGCGAGCAGTGCGGGCGTGCCCGTGCTGCTCGACGGTGGAAGCTGGAAGCCCGTGCTCACCGACCTGTTGCCGCTGGTGGACGTCGCGGTGTGTTCGGAGGACTTTCGTGCTCCCGGCACCGACACACCCGAATCACAGGGCCCGGCACTGCTCGACCGGGGTGTCGACGCCGTGGCCGTCACCCGAGGCGCCGCGCCGGTGCTGTGCTGGTCCCTGCGCGGTGAACCGGAGGAGTTGTCCGTGCCGCCGGTCGACGCGGTCGACACACTCGGCGCAGGCGACGTCTTCCACGGTGCGGTGGCGCACGCGATGTGTCAGAGCGCGTGGCGTGAACGGTTACCCGAAGTAATCGATTTCGCCGGTCGGGTGGCGTCGGCCCGAGTCGCCCACAGGGGCAGGACGTCGTGGATCGACGCACTCCACACCAGTGCTGACCTCGTGTTTCTCGGGTGACGACCGAAGTGTGCGGGCCTGCGGACGAAGACCGGGACGTGGCGTGCGGATGACGATTCGCTGAATCACCTGTGTGGCTGCCTGCCCAGAGCCGATCACGGCGGTAGCGTCCGCGGTGACGGGCCGTGTCGTAAGCGGTCCGTCCGGGGAGGCCCTGACCGTGGTTGCGAGCAGGATCGAACGACTCCGTCGTTCGTCGCGTACGCGAGGGGCCGGTGCGTGGCCCTCGTGGTCGCGGCGGACCGGACGAGGTCCTGCCCGGGCACGGTGGGGCCGGCCCGGCCCGCCGACGTGCGGGTGTGCCCGCCACGCCCGCGAGGGAGTAGCCGTGACGACACGACGTTCCCGGCCGCACGCGGACCACAGCACCACGGATTCCGCTCGCCGCCCGTCCACCGCAGGTGACATGCCGATCAGCGCCGACACGGAGGTTCGTACCTACGTCCTGGACACTTCGGTGTTGCTCTCCGATCCCTGGGCCATGACCCGGTTCGCCGAGCACCACGTCGTGCTTCCGTTGGTCGTGATCAGTGAACTGGAGGCGAAACGCCACCATCCGGAACTCGGCTGGTTCGCCAGAGAGTCGTTGCGGGTGCTGGACGAGCTGCGGATCGAGAACGGCAAACTCGACGCGCCGGTCACGGTCACCGACGAGAACGGTCTGCTGCACGTCGAGCTGAATCATTCGGATCCGTCGGTGCTTCCGCCCGGTTTCCGTACCGACTCCAACGACACCCGGATCCTCGCGTGTGCGTTGAACCTGGCCGCGGAGGGCAACGCCGTCACGTTGGTCACCAAGGACATGCCGATGCGGGTCAAGGCCGCGTCGGTGGCCTTGGAAGCCGACGAGTATCGAGCACAGGACGTCGTCTCGTCCGGATGGACGGGAATGGCCGACGTGGACGTTCCGTCCGGCGAGGTGGACACCCTGTTCAAGCAAGGCGTCGCCGACATCGACGAGGCCAAGGATCTGCCCGTGAACACCGGTTTGCGGCTGCTCGCCGGCTCCCAGAGCGCGTTGGGCCGGGTGACCGCCGACAAGCAGGCCAAGCTGGTGCGGGGCGACCGCGAGGCGTTCGGCCTGCACGGGCGGTCGGCCGAGCAGCGGATCGCGCTGGACCTGCTGCTCGACCAGGACGTCGGGATCGTCTCGCTCGGTGGACGAGCAGGCACCGGCAAGTCGGCACTGGCGTTGTGCGCGGGCCTCGAAGCGGTGATGGAACGTCAGCAGCACCGCAAGGTCGTCGTGTTCCGCCCGGTGTACGCCGTCGGCGGGCAGGACCTCGGCTACCTGCCGGGCAACGAGAACGACAAGATGATGCCGTGGGCGCAGGCCGTCTTCGACACCTTGGGTGCGCTGGCCAGTGAGAACGTCCTCGAGGAAGTGCAGGAGCGGGGCATGCTCGAGGTGCTGCCGCTGACCCACATCAG
Coding sequences within it:
- a CDS encoding DUF885 domain-containing protein is translated as MDARRFLTDHLLLGLRLEALAPGCVDPRGAPAVLRRRAAAEPTFEPCRLVHAARWLRRTLRSVELPADLRRHLDAQLVAWECLGELLDGRSVPFRTRVERYHQVAVGFGEPDEYHRAHRELANALGARRDLVGALHAVDPVIPAARVVPLARAFARSLREHTRAVVGLPAQESVRIELVTGRRWGALHENLGDLRSVVRINTDRGVRARRLPHLVAHEAYPGHHTESCHVDGLPELALRPVHGPRAVVSEGLAELGVRAVIGACWGRWAQEIYADFGVRVDGDLFQQLRAAMELLRPVRQDAALMLYESGTDEDEILAYLRRWLLVDDRGARAILGFLADPRWCTHASAAAAGVRLLGPLLGDLALRRVLTEPTLPADLRTPASTAEVAS
- a CDS encoding PfkB family carbohydrate kinase, translated to MTAVFVGLATVDLVQRVERLPGPNEKVAALDAELLAGGPAAVAALTASVLGSESVLVTALGRHPFAASATAELHEHGVRVLDSADTGGVPPVSAVTVQSGTGERSVVSRSAAGRVSTPPDAFSEVVGGADLVLLDGHYPELALAAARLASSAGVPVLLDGGSWKPVLTDLLPLVDVAVCSEDFRAPGTDTPESQGPALLDRGVDAVAVTRGAAPVLCWSLRGEPEELSVPPVDAVDTLGAGDVFHGAVAHAMCQSAWRERLPEVIDFAGRVASARVAHRGRTSWIDALHTSADLVFLG
- a CDS encoding PhoH family protein, whose protein sequence is MPISADTEVRTYVLDTSVLLSDPWAMTRFAEHHVVLPLVVISELEAKRHHPELGWFARESLRVLDELRIENGKLDAPVTVTDENGLLHVELNHSDPSVLPPGFRTDSNDTRILACALNLAAEGNAVTLVTKDMPMRVKAASVALEADEYRAQDVVSSGWTGMADVDVPSGEVDTLFKQGVADIDEAKDLPVNTGLRLLAGSQSALGRVTADKQAKLVRGDREAFGLHGRSAEQRIALDLLLDQDVGIVSLGGRAGTGKSALALCAGLEAVMERQQHRKVVVFRPVYAVGGQDLGYLPGNENDKMMPWAQAVFDTLGALASENVLEEVQERGMLEVLPLTHIRGRSLHDSFVIVDEAQSLERNVLLTVLSRLGASSKVVLTHDVAQRDNLRVGRHDGVAAVIEKLKGHPLFAHVTLTRSERSPIAALVTEMLEDELTP